The following are encoded in a window of Pongo abelii isolate AG06213 chromosome 16, NHGRI_mPonAbe1-v2.0_pri, whole genome shotgun sequence genomic DNA:
- the KBTBD13 gene encoding kelch repeat and BTB domain-containing protein 13, protein MPRCPETPVQVWVGGQLFQADRALLVEHCGFFRGLFRSGMREARAAEVRLGVLSAGGFRATLQVLRGERPALAAEDELLQAVECAAFLQAPALARFLEHNLTSDNCALLCDAAAAFGLRDVFHSAALFIRDGERELAAELALPEARAYVAALRPSSYVAVSTHTPAPGFLEDASRTLCYLDEEEDAWRTLAALPLGASTLLAGVATLGNKLYIVGGVRGASKEVVELGFCYDPDGGTWHEFPSPHQPRYDTALVGFDGRLYAIGGEFQRTPISSVERYDPAAGCWSFVADLPQPAASVPCAQACGRLFVCLWRPADTTAVVEYTVRTDAWLPVAELRRPQSYGHCMVAHRDSLYVVRNGPSDDFLHCAIDCLNLATGQWTALPGQFVNSKGALFTAVVRGDTVYTVNRMFTLLYAIEGGTWRLLREKAGFPRPGSLQTFLLRLPPGAPGPVASTPEL, encoded by the coding sequence ATGCCACGGTGTCCGGAGACCCCGGTGCAGGTGTGGGTGGGCGGCCAGCTCTTCCAAGCCGACCGCGCCCTGCTGGTGGAGCACTGCGGCTTCTTCCGCGGCCTCTTCCGCTCCGGCATGCGGGAGGCGCGCGCGGCAGAGGTGCGCCTAGGCGTTCTGAGCGCGGGCGGCTTCCGCGCCACGCTGCAGGTGCTGCGCGGTGAGCGGCCGGCGCTGGCGGCGGAGGACGAGCTGCTGCAGGCCGTGGAGTGCGCCGCCTTCCTGCAGGCGCCGGCGCTGGCTCGCTTCCTGGAGCACAATCTCACGTCGGACAACTGCGCATTGCTGTGCGACGCTGCCGCCGCCTTCGGCCTGCGCGACGTTTTCCACAGTGCCGCGCTCTTCATCCGCGACGGCGAGCGCGAGCTGGCGGCCGAGCTGGCACTGCCCGAGGCCCGCGCCTACGTGGCGGCGCTGCGGCCCAGCAGCTACGTGGCCGTGAGTACCCACACGCCCGCGCCCGGCTTCCTGGAGGACGCCTCGCGCACACTGTGCTACCTGGACGAGGAAGAGGACGCGTGGCGCACGCTGGCCGCGCTGCCCCTGGGTGCCAGCACGTTGCTGGCCGGGGTGGCCACGCTGGGCAACAAGCTTTACATCGTGGGGGGCGTGCGCGGCGCCAGCAAGGAGGTGGTAGAGCTGGGCTTCTGCTACGACCCCGACGGCGGCACGTGGCACGAGTTTCCCAGCCCGCACCAGCCGCGCTATGACACAGCGCTGGTCGGCTTCGACGGCCGCCTCTACGCCATCGGCGGCGAGTTCCAGAGGACGCCCATCAGCTCCGTGGAGCGCTACGACCCGGCCGCGGGCTGCTGGAGTTTCGTGGCCGACCTGCCGCAGCCGGCCGCCAGCGTGCCCTGCGCCCAGGCGTGTGGCCGCCTCTTCGTGTGCCTGTGGCGGCCGGCCGACACCACCGCCGTGGTGGAGTACACGGTGCGGACCGACGCGTGGCTGCCAGTGGCCGAGCTGCGGCGTCCGCAGAGCTATGGCCACTGCATGGTGGCCCACCGCGACAGCCTCTACGTGGTGCGCAACGGACCTTCCGACGACTTCCTGCACTGCGCCATCGACTGTCTCAACCTGGCCACGGGCCAGTGGACGGCGCTGCCCGGCCAGTTCGTCAACAGCAAGGGAGCGCTCTTCACGGCCGTGGTGCGCGGCGACACCGTCTATACGGTCAACCGCATGTTCACGCTGCTCTACGCCATCGAGGGCGGCACCTGGCGGCTGCTCAGGGAGAAAGCCGGCTTCCCACGGCCCGGCTCCTT